In a genomic window of Tachysurus vachellii isolate PV-2020 chromosome 13, HZAU_Pvac_v1, whole genome shotgun sequence:
- the sh3tc2 gene encoding SH3 domain and tetratricopeptide repeat-containing protein 2 isoform X7 — protein MKDKHTDRNQQDRGDEEVETEAEVEGEGITGESYWKRKEALSTVSLAVGDHFSSDVILLFSGRRRSNLEPDSRLQEALRTRLRVVESNSQDVIQLFKDLSARLVSVHAEKDHFIITFKTVEEIWKFSTYLALGYVARSLENFLCDPSVWLDPVLLSDVEICVTINEEHLATLYLGLLLQEGSFFAKARVNSEQCIEEEDELVYKKNDLVMMKDIGQQSMWEGTLLSTGQHGLVPVHAMQPLPYPFYQWFLRKYHGNAAGFSFTKGQTQNRPIVTGICIAVVDYYPMVKDELHLSQGDLLEVEGFLISSLNTFIGRHLSSGQIGFVHMAHVRPEDVKPLSEQLVFLSEEERVALSQFNPWTEQCQTGLLDKLSSTDISTVYRLDRLDDSDFTFIRNQPKQEQKTPVDTRKSIILEHSDTPPYHSSPRPSFYASQSCLDRDNEAFSISLEDTFREMDDYEEDPPFMDEGIWETEEAEIVDPILILLNLDHFQDTFHAFYDLSYTFLDTVFGGIQVDEVLLHLESLREGAKKGRMMWAHRRACFLLGRLCAKKLKYSQARVYFEEALNVPVEGFNDKPLLIALYTNLTAVYLKQKMTEKLPYTLEKASALILCLPLHNFCSLDEFELLKPILCKAIVNNDNYLEARTCYIILCLFLQNRKIEEALPFVERLQFLNLTLSAEEQRPIGPVDLNWILCRLYHKKYLPYLALASLSLDSSQNHSLENAFLKIELFLKNSVRLNPRWKDGSALLPVQVVVYLQQALSIASCGEQLKTQRDLCLSLASVYQQYGSLDRAVCCAQQAVQAGSRINEEEVFEASVLLAWLLVLTEEPDRAQSILEPLLNSLYKTNSPTQCGVVHNLLALCLHKQGKVTEAARDFFCALNISQENGNKHNEALALANLGCLALSVGAPGLAECFLLKSLHLFHFLSECPSDEEHVQTLLWLGRSYKDGGESQKVRLCYEMGLLIAISAKNLHSQMVVAKVLSRLYADLMLYGQCIIYYEHCVGLSRELKDKHLEGEYLEVLSNLYLSLNTEKSSRKSLDYTKQSLRISIDLGKKQEESETWLQVGRIYYLIYEDELADMYLQAAVKTALRINDPCFAMNIYEEAGDVFFKGNRNQLAAISFFRDGALPFSRCLKDVHSEFRLLCKLSELLLKEGQHQEALKYATLAVAVSTSTGVCLNERVSYHRLASIYFTLEQYEMAENYYLKALSLSPTVLEHAEEARYYVKVYCRLADLTLHKIKDAFDAMGYYHLALAAALEDGGSLQARYIIYMKLAEIHANHLPDAELSQRYMDSAQSLKRELAGHTDSSDTDDEYITHAATENDDARLITHFSDGSRSSDFSSRSSAVVSSDMMDTICAITTQKETGTEDICGEDVETCNQRADCGHRQYTTSETRHTIEILHTSHTDSSLICTEF, from the exons ATGAAGGACAAACACACCGACAGAAACCAGCAGGACAGAG GAGACGAGGAAGTGGAAACCGAGGCTGAGGTGGAGGGTGAGGGGATCACTGGTGAGAGTTACTGGAAGAGGAAGGAAGCTCTCAGCACGGTCTCCTTGGCTGTAGGAGATCACTTCTCTTCAG ATGTGATACTGCTATTCAGTGGGAGAAGGCGTTCCAATTTGGAGCCAGACAGTAGGCTGCAGGAGGCACTGCGTACTAGGCTGAGGGTTGTAGAAAGCAACAGCCAAGATGTTATTCAGCTTTTTAAA GATCTATCTGCACGCTTGGTTTCGGTGCATGCCGAAAAAGATCATTTTATTATCACCTTTAAGACAGTGGAGGAAATCTGGAAGTTCTCTACATACCTGGCTCTAG GATATGTTGCAAGGAGTTTGGAGAACTTCCTGTGTGACCCGTCTGTCTGGCTGGACCCTGTTTTGCTCAGTGATGTGGAAATTTGTGTGACAATAAATGAGGAACACCTAGCAACTCTTTATCTGGGGCTACTACTACAAGAAG GTTCATTCTTTGCAAAAGCTCGGGTTAACAGTGAGCAATgtatagaagaagaagatgaattaGTCTACAAGAAGAATGACCTTGTTATGATGAAGGATATTGGACAACAGTCCATGTGGGAGGGAACACTGCTGTCTACTGGTCAGCATGGCCTAGTGCCTGTTCATGCAATGCAGCCTCTGCCATACCCTTTTTACCA GTGGTTTCTTAGGAAGTACCATGGCAATGCAGCCGGCTTTTCATTCACAAAAGGACAAACACAAAACCGAcctatag TAACAGGAATTTGCATAGCAGTAGTGGACTATTACCCAATGGTTAAAGATGAACTGCACCTCAGTCAAGGAGATCTGTTGGAGGTTGAAGGCTTCCTTATTAGCTCACTGAATACGTTCATTGGGAGACACCTCTCTAGTGGACAGATAGGATTTGTCCACATGGCCCACGTGAGACCTGAAGATGTCAAGCCACt CAGTGAACAATTGGTCTTTCTGAGTGAGGAGGAAAGAGTGGCTCTCTCACAGTTTAACCCCTGGACTGAGCAGTGCCAGACTGGTCTATTGGACAAACTCTCCTCTACTGACATCAGCACTGTATACAGATTAG ACAGACTGGATGACTCAGATTTTACCTTTATCCGAAACCAACCAAAGCAAG AACAGAAAACCCCTGTAGATACCAGAAAGAGCATTATATTGGAACATAGTGATACCCCACCTTATCACTCCTCCCCGCGACCTTCCTTCTATGCTTCTCAGAGTTGTCTAGACAGGGACAATGAAGCCTTCTCCATCAGCCTGGAGGACACTTTCAGAGAAATGGATGACTATGAGGAAGATCCACCCTTTATGGATGAAGGCATCTGGGAAACTGAAGAAGCTGAGATTGTTGACCCCATCCTAATCCTTCTCAACCTGGACCACTTCCAGGACACATTTCATGCATTTTATGACCTATCCTACACCTTCTTGGACACAGTCTTTGGTGGAATTCAAGTGGATGAGGTGCTCCTGCATCTGGAGAGCTTACGGGAAGGAGCAAAGAAAGGCAGAATGATGTGGGCCCATCGGCGAGCCTGCTTCCTTCTAGGCAGATTGTGTGCTAAAAAGCTCAAGTACTCTCAAGCACGAGTCTACTTTGAGGAGGCATTGAATGTCCCTGTAGAGGGCTTTAATGACAAACCTCTGTTGATTGCTCTGTACACCAACCTTACAGCTGTGTATTTGAAGCAGAAGATGACAGAGAAACTGCCTTACACATTAGAGAAAGCAAGTGCTCTTATACTGTGCCTCCCACTGCATAACTTTTGCTCTCTTGATGAGTTTGAACTGCTCAAGCCCATTCTATGTAAAGCTATTGTTAATAATGATAACTACCTTGAAGCACGGACTTGCTATATAATCCTCTGTCTATTTTTGCAGAACAGAAAGATTGAGGAGGCCTTGCCTTTTGTGGAAAGACTTCAGTTTCtcaatctcactctctcagCAGAAGAACAAAGGCCTATAGGGCCAGTTGACCTTAACTGGATACTATGCAGGCTCTACCACAAGAAGTATCTGCCATACCTTGCATTAGCGTCGCTCAGCCTAGATTCAAGTCAGAATCATTCTTTGGAAAATGCTTTTCTAAAGATTGAACTTTTCTTGAAGAACTCAGTCAGACTAAATCCTCGTTGGAAGGATGGCTCTGCTCTGCTCCCAGTCCAGGTAGTAGTCTACCTTCAGCAGGCATTGTCTATAGCCAGTTGTGGAGAACAACTGAAGACCCAGAGAGATCTTTGTCTGAGTTTGGCCAGTGTCTACCAGCAGTATGGAAGTTTGGATAGGGCAGTTTGCTGTGCCCAACAAGCAGTGCAGGCAGGGAGTCGTATTAATGAGGAGGAGGTCTTTGAGGCATCAGTGCTGCTAGCCTGGCTCTTAGTGCTCACAGAGGAACCAGATAGAGCCCAGTCTATTTTGGAACCTCTCCTTAACTCACTGTATAAAACTAATAGTCCAACACAGTGTGGCGTGGTCCACAATCTACTTGCTCTATGTCTTCATAAACAGGGGAAGGTCACAGAAGCAGCAAGGGACTTTTTTTGTGCTCTCAATATTTCACAGGAAAATGGGAACAAGCATAACGAAGCTCTAGCCCTGGCGAACCTGGGGTGCCTTGCGTTATCAGTGGGGGCTCCAGGTCTGGCTGAATGTTTCTTGCTCAAGTCTCTGCacctttttcattttctttctgagTGCCCCTCAGATGAAGAGCATGTTCAGACATTGCTGTGGCTTGGTAGAAGCTACAAAGATGGAGGAGAAAGTCAAAAGGTTAGGCTATGCTATGAGATGGGTCTTCTGATTGCCATCAGTGCCAAGAACCTGCACA gTCAGATGGTTGTAGCAAAGGTGCTCAGTCGCCTATATGCTGATTTAATGTTGTATGGGCAATGCATAATTTACTATGAGCACTGTGTGGGGCTCTCCAGAGAACTGAAGGATAAACATCTGGAGGGAGAGTACCTGGAGGTTCTGAGTAATCTCTACCTATCACTGAACACTGAGAA gtCTTCACGGAAGTCTCTGGACTACACCAAGCAAAGTCTAAGGATTTCCATTGACTTAGGAAAGAAACAGGAGGAGTCAGAGACATGGCTACAGGTGGGCCGCATCTACTACTTGATCTATGAGGATGAACTGGCAGACATGTACCTTCAG GCAGCTGTAAAGACAGCCCTAAGGATAAATGATCCATGCTTTGCTATGAACATTTATGAAGAGGCTGGAGATGTCTTTTTCAAAGGAAATAGAAACCAACTGGCTGCTATTTCATTTTTCAGA GACGGGGCTCTGCCATTTTCAAGATGTCTAAAGGATGTGCATTCAGAGTTCAGGCTTTTGTGTAAGCTCTCTGAATTACTGCTGAAAGAAGGTCAGCACCAGGAGGCCCTGAAGTATGCTACACTTGCAGTGGCAGTCAGCACTTCAACTG GTGTATGCCTTAATGAGAGGGTGTCCTACCATCGCCTGGCTTCAATCTACTTCACTCTGGAGCAGTATGAGATGGCAGAGAATTACTATTTGAAggctctgtccctctctcccacTGTACTGGAGCATGCAGAAGAGGCCAGATACTATGTTAAAGTTTACTGCAGACTAGCTGATCTGACCCTGCATAAGATAAAG GATGCTTTTGATGCCATGGGATATTACCACTTAGCCCTAGCAGCAGCTCTGGAAGATGGAGGGAGTCTTCAGGCTAGGTACATAATTTACATGAAGTTGGCAGAGATCCACGCTAATCACTTACCTGATGCAGAGCTGAGCCAGAGATATATGGACAGCGCACAGAGCCTAAAGAGGGAGTTGGCAGGGCACACAGACTCTAGTGACACAGATGATGAATATATTACCCATGCTGCTACAGAGAATGATGATGCCAGGTTGATTACTCATTTCAGTGATGGATCAAGGAGCTCAGACTTCAGCAGTAGGAGTAGTGCTGTTGTAAGCTCAGACATGATGGACACTATCTGTGCAATAACTACTCAGAAGGAAACCGGGACAGAGGACATCTGTGGAGAGGATGTGGAGACCTGCAACCAAAGGGCTGACTGTGGGCATAGACAGTATACAACCTCTGAAACAAGGCACACTATTGAAATACTCCATACCAGCCACACAGATTCTAGCTTGATATGTACAGAATTTTGA
- the sh3tc2 gene encoding SH3 domain and tetratricopeptide repeat-containing protein 2 isoform X4: protein MKDKHTDRNQQDRDISTPEINTLWEEPYYANELFPGNDFMASDEEVETEAEVEGEGITGESYWKRKEALSTVSLAVGDHFSSDVILLFSGRRRSNLEPDSRLQEALRTRLRVVESNSQDVIQLFKDLSARLVSVHAEKDHFIITFKTVEEIWKFSTYLALGYVARSLENFLCDPSVWLDPVLLSDVEICVTINEEHLATLYLGLLLQEGSFFAKARVNSEQCIEEEDELVYKKNDLVMMKDIGQQSMWEGTLLSTGQHGLVPVHAMQPLPYPFYQWFLRKYHGNAAGFSFTKGQTQNRPIVTGICIAVVDYYPMVKDELHLSQGDLLEVEGFLISSLNTFIGRHLSSGQIGFVHMAHVRPEDVKPLSEQLVFLSEEERVALSQFNPWTEQCQTGLLDKLSSTDISTVYRLDRLDDSDFTFIRNQPKQEQKTPVDTRKSIILEHSDTPPYHSSPRPSFYASQSCLDRDNEAFSISLEDTFREMDDYEEDPPFMDEGIWETEEAEIVDPILILLNLDHFQDTFHAFYDLSYTFLDTVFGGIQVDEVLLHLESLREGAKKGRMMWAHRRACFLLGRLCAKKLKYSQARVYFEEALNVPVEGFNDKPLLIALYTNLTAVYLKQKMTEKLPYTLEKASALILCLPLHNFCSLDEFELLKPILCKAIVNNDNYLEARTCYIILCLFLQNRKIEEALPFVERLQFLNLTLSAEEQRPIGPVDLNWILCRLYHKKYLPYLALASLSLDSSQNHSLENAFLKIELFLKNSVRLNPRWKDGSALLPVQVVVYLQQALSIASCGEQLKTQRDLCLSLASVYQQYGSLDRAVCCAQQAVQAGSRINEEEVFEASVLLAWLLVLTEEPDRAQSILEPLLNSLYKTNSPTQCGVVHNLLALCLHKQGKVTEAARDFFCALNISQENGNKHNEALALANLGCLALSVGAPGLAECFLLKSLHLFHFLSECPSDEEHVQTLLWLGRSYKDGGESQKVRLCYEMGLLIAISAKNLHSQMVVAKVLSRLYADLMLYGQCIIYYEHCVGLSRELKDKHLEGEYLEVLSNLYLSLNTEKSSRKSLDYTKQSLRISIDLGKKQEESETWLQVGRIYYLIYEDELADMYLQAAVKTALRINDPCFAMNIYEEAGDVFFKGNRNQLAAISFFRDGALPFSRCLKDVHSEFRLLCKLSELLLKEGQHQEALKYATLAVAVSTSTGVCLNERVSYHRLASIYFTLEQYEMAENYYLKALSLSPTVLEHAEEARYYVKVYCRLADLTLHKIKDAFDAMGYYHLALAAALEDGGSLQARYIIYMKLAEIHANHLPDAELSQRYMDSAQSLKRELAGHTDSSDTDDEYITHAATENDDARLITHFSDGSRSSDFSSRSSAVVSSDMMDTICAITTQKETGTEDICGEDVETCNQRADCGHRQYTTSETRHTIEILHTSHTDSSLICTEF from the exons ATGAAGGACAAACACACCGACAGAAACCAGCAGGACAGAG ATATTTCAACTCCTGAGATCAATACGTTATGGGAAGAGCCCTATTATGCCAATGAGCTTTTCCCAGGAAATGATTTCATGGCCTCTG ACGAGGAAGTGGAAACCGAGGCTGAGGTGGAGGGTGAGGGGATCACTGGTGAGAGTTACTGGAAGAGGAAGGAAGCTCTCAGCACGGTCTCCTTGGCTGTAGGAGATCACTTCTCTTCAG ATGTGATACTGCTATTCAGTGGGAGAAGGCGTTCCAATTTGGAGCCAGACAGTAGGCTGCAGGAGGCACTGCGTACTAGGCTGAGGGTTGTAGAAAGCAACAGCCAAGATGTTATTCAGCTTTTTAAA GATCTATCTGCACGCTTGGTTTCGGTGCATGCCGAAAAAGATCATTTTATTATCACCTTTAAGACAGTGGAGGAAATCTGGAAGTTCTCTACATACCTGGCTCTAG GATATGTTGCAAGGAGTTTGGAGAACTTCCTGTGTGACCCGTCTGTCTGGCTGGACCCTGTTTTGCTCAGTGATGTGGAAATTTGTGTGACAATAAATGAGGAACACCTAGCAACTCTTTATCTGGGGCTACTACTACAAGAAG GTTCATTCTTTGCAAAAGCTCGGGTTAACAGTGAGCAATgtatagaagaagaagatgaattaGTCTACAAGAAGAATGACCTTGTTATGATGAAGGATATTGGACAACAGTCCATGTGGGAGGGAACACTGCTGTCTACTGGTCAGCATGGCCTAGTGCCTGTTCATGCAATGCAGCCTCTGCCATACCCTTTTTACCA GTGGTTTCTTAGGAAGTACCATGGCAATGCAGCCGGCTTTTCATTCACAAAAGGACAAACACAAAACCGAcctatag TAACAGGAATTTGCATAGCAGTAGTGGACTATTACCCAATGGTTAAAGATGAACTGCACCTCAGTCAAGGAGATCTGTTGGAGGTTGAAGGCTTCCTTATTAGCTCACTGAATACGTTCATTGGGAGACACCTCTCTAGTGGACAGATAGGATTTGTCCACATGGCCCACGTGAGACCTGAAGATGTCAAGCCACt CAGTGAACAATTGGTCTTTCTGAGTGAGGAGGAAAGAGTGGCTCTCTCACAGTTTAACCCCTGGACTGAGCAGTGCCAGACTGGTCTATTGGACAAACTCTCCTCTACTGACATCAGCACTGTATACAGATTAG ACAGACTGGATGACTCAGATTTTACCTTTATCCGAAACCAACCAAAGCAAG AACAGAAAACCCCTGTAGATACCAGAAAGAGCATTATATTGGAACATAGTGATACCCCACCTTATCACTCCTCCCCGCGACCTTCCTTCTATGCTTCTCAGAGTTGTCTAGACAGGGACAATGAAGCCTTCTCCATCAGCCTGGAGGACACTTTCAGAGAAATGGATGACTATGAGGAAGATCCACCCTTTATGGATGAAGGCATCTGGGAAACTGAAGAAGCTGAGATTGTTGACCCCATCCTAATCCTTCTCAACCTGGACCACTTCCAGGACACATTTCATGCATTTTATGACCTATCCTACACCTTCTTGGACACAGTCTTTGGTGGAATTCAAGTGGATGAGGTGCTCCTGCATCTGGAGAGCTTACGGGAAGGAGCAAAGAAAGGCAGAATGATGTGGGCCCATCGGCGAGCCTGCTTCCTTCTAGGCAGATTGTGTGCTAAAAAGCTCAAGTACTCTCAAGCACGAGTCTACTTTGAGGAGGCATTGAATGTCCCTGTAGAGGGCTTTAATGACAAACCTCTGTTGATTGCTCTGTACACCAACCTTACAGCTGTGTATTTGAAGCAGAAGATGACAGAGAAACTGCCTTACACATTAGAGAAAGCAAGTGCTCTTATACTGTGCCTCCCACTGCATAACTTTTGCTCTCTTGATGAGTTTGAACTGCTCAAGCCCATTCTATGTAAAGCTATTGTTAATAATGATAACTACCTTGAAGCACGGACTTGCTATATAATCCTCTGTCTATTTTTGCAGAACAGAAAGATTGAGGAGGCCTTGCCTTTTGTGGAAAGACTTCAGTTTCtcaatctcactctctcagCAGAAGAACAAAGGCCTATAGGGCCAGTTGACCTTAACTGGATACTATGCAGGCTCTACCACAAGAAGTATCTGCCATACCTTGCATTAGCGTCGCTCAGCCTAGATTCAAGTCAGAATCATTCTTTGGAAAATGCTTTTCTAAAGATTGAACTTTTCTTGAAGAACTCAGTCAGACTAAATCCTCGTTGGAAGGATGGCTCTGCTCTGCTCCCAGTCCAGGTAGTAGTCTACCTTCAGCAGGCATTGTCTATAGCCAGTTGTGGAGAACAACTGAAGACCCAGAGAGATCTTTGTCTGAGTTTGGCCAGTGTCTACCAGCAGTATGGAAGTTTGGATAGGGCAGTTTGCTGTGCCCAACAAGCAGTGCAGGCAGGGAGTCGTATTAATGAGGAGGAGGTCTTTGAGGCATCAGTGCTGCTAGCCTGGCTCTTAGTGCTCACAGAGGAACCAGATAGAGCCCAGTCTATTTTGGAACCTCTCCTTAACTCACTGTATAAAACTAATAGTCCAACACAGTGTGGCGTGGTCCACAATCTACTTGCTCTATGTCTTCATAAACAGGGGAAGGTCACAGAAGCAGCAAGGGACTTTTTTTGTGCTCTCAATATTTCACAGGAAAATGGGAACAAGCATAACGAAGCTCTAGCCCTGGCGAACCTGGGGTGCCTTGCGTTATCAGTGGGGGCTCCAGGTCTGGCTGAATGTTTCTTGCTCAAGTCTCTGCacctttttcattttctttctgagTGCCCCTCAGATGAAGAGCATGTTCAGACATTGCTGTGGCTTGGTAGAAGCTACAAAGATGGAGGAGAAAGTCAAAAGGTTAGGCTATGCTATGAGATGGGTCTTCTGATTGCCATCAGTGCCAAGAACCTGCACA gTCAGATGGTTGTAGCAAAGGTGCTCAGTCGCCTATATGCTGATTTAATGTTGTATGGGCAATGCATAATTTACTATGAGCACTGTGTGGGGCTCTCCAGAGAACTGAAGGATAAACATCTGGAGGGAGAGTACCTGGAGGTTCTGAGTAATCTCTACCTATCACTGAACACTGAGAA gtCTTCACGGAAGTCTCTGGACTACACCAAGCAAAGTCTAAGGATTTCCATTGACTTAGGAAAGAAACAGGAGGAGTCAGAGACATGGCTACAGGTGGGCCGCATCTACTACTTGATCTATGAGGATGAACTGGCAGACATGTACCTTCAG GCAGCTGTAAAGACAGCCCTAAGGATAAATGATCCATGCTTTGCTATGAACATTTATGAAGAGGCTGGAGATGTCTTTTTCAAAGGAAATAGAAACCAACTGGCTGCTATTTCATTTTTCAGA GACGGGGCTCTGCCATTTTCAAGATGTCTAAAGGATGTGCATTCAGAGTTCAGGCTTTTGTGTAAGCTCTCTGAATTACTGCTGAAAGAAGGTCAGCACCAGGAGGCCCTGAAGTATGCTACACTTGCAGTGGCAGTCAGCACTTCAACTG GTGTATGCCTTAATGAGAGGGTGTCCTACCATCGCCTGGCTTCAATCTACTTCACTCTGGAGCAGTATGAGATGGCAGAGAATTACTATTTGAAggctctgtccctctctcccacTGTACTGGAGCATGCAGAAGAGGCCAGATACTATGTTAAAGTTTACTGCAGACTAGCTGATCTGACCCTGCATAAGATAAAG GATGCTTTTGATGCCATGGGATATTACCACTTAGCCCTAGCAGCAGCTCTGGAAGATGGAGGGAGTCTTCAGGCTAGGTACATAATTTACATGAAGTTGGCAGAGATCCACGCTAATCACTTACCTGATGCAGAGCTGAGCCAGAGATATATGGACAGCGCACAGAGCCTAAAGAGGGAGTTGGCAGGGCACACAGACTCTAGTGACACAGATGATGAATATATTACCCATGCTGCTACAGAGAATGATGATGCCAGGTTGATTACTCATTTCAGTGATGGATCAAGGAGCTCAGACTTCAGCAGTAGGAGTAGTGCTGTTGTAAGCTCAGACATGATGGACACTATCTGTGCAATAACTACTCAGAAGGAAACCGGGACAGAGGACATCTGTGGAGAGGATGTGGAGACCTGCAACCAAAGGGCTGACTGTGGGCATAGACAGTATACAACCTCTGAAACAAGGCACACTATTGAAATACTCCATACCAGCCACACAGATTCTAGCTTGATATGTACAGAATTTTGA